The DNA window CCACTTCTTCGGAATTGTCTTTGCCCAACTGACTTTCAGAGGCAAAGATCATGGCTGCATTTTCAAGCAACTCTTTCTTCCATGTTGAGATTTGGTTGGGGTGCAGGTTGTACTTCTGTGCTAACTCAGCGACAGTTTTATCACCTCTAGCAGCAGCTAATGCCACCTTAGCTTTAAACTCAGGAGAGTGGTTTCTACGTTTTCTAGTCATAATCTGCTCCAGTATTTTTGGGTACTATCAAAACAGATCAATCACTTAAAGTCATGTCCGAAAATCGGGGGCCACTTCTCACCAAGCGAGTATGATACTTTAATACTCAGTTGTAGCTTGATTCGGACTTGGTGGTAGCAATCAGTATGAATCTTTATTTTTGATCATGTTTAATCTTAAACGTATCGAGCAGGTTTGCTTGACTGTTTAGTATGAAACTTTATTCCTCTCCTACACCTGCGCTTCATTATAAGGTTTTAACGCTTCCGAGCGTTTAGCGAACTGGCGGTCAAGAGCGAGCTTAAATTGATCAATTAAGGATTGGCGCTCTTGTTGCCATTGAGCCTCCTTTTCTTGCCAGCCTTTTTGTTCAGACATCAACGCTTTCACCATAGCTTGAAGCTCGGCGATGTCTTGGCTTTCTGGGTTTATATCAGGCGTCTTTTTCATGGCATTTATTATACTAAAAATACCACTCCAAGGCTTGGTATAACTGACTTTTATCGAGATTAACTCATTGTAAAACTGTCTATTTTTATCGGCTTATGGCCGATTATAGTGAAGCCAGATAACAGTCTGTCTAGGTCAAATTGAGTCAGGGTGTATACCTGCTTTTTCTCTTGAGTGGGCCATTTGAATTTGGCTTTTTCCAGCCGCTTATACCACAGAGCGAAGCCTGTTTTATCCCAATACAAGACTTTGATTTTGTCGCGTTGTTTATTGGTAAACAGGAACAGCGCACCGCTTCCTAATGGTAATTCGGTTTCAGATTCAATAATCGCCGCCAGACCATTGATGGACTTTCTAAAATCCACAAACTCCCGATACAGGTAAACATTCGGAGCAATCAGCATTCGTTTCATGACAGTGCTTCGATTAACTCTGCCAGATACGAGGCAGGTGTTCCCTGGGGGATGCTGAGTTCAACGTCATTAATAAATAATGTCATGTTGGCAATCGGTGTTTGAGTCATCTGGTAGCGTGTCGTTTTTTCGACGATTTCAGCTTTGATAAAGCTACCAGTTCGGGATTGGCCAGAGCACTGCAATTGTTGACGCTTTGTTTAGAAGGTCGAAAGACTCAGATCATGGCGCTCGCAGAACACACGCTGAGAGAGTTGACTGGATTCGTATTGCTCGAACAGAGTTTGCCATTCTTGGTCGGTACGCCGCTTTGCCATTTCAGATCTCCTTGTAGTTTGAGGTTTGATCTTAGGGCGTACCGAGATTGATTAGAATGTGGGGTTTATGACGCGCTTATAAAAGACAGTTTGGGCAGCCATGTTCTAACCGTTAACCATCTAGGCGAAGTGCCAGATATGCTTGTTCTGGATGATTCGTAAATTTACCCTCATGTCAAGATTTAAGGGGGTTAAAAATTATGATCTTTTTTTATTACAATATAATTAATGGGTTTTTACATTGTAACCATATGAATTATATTATAAAAAATAAAAAAATCTTTATTTTTGTCATGATTATTATCAAGGTTAATGGGGATGGGCACAATTGCGTGCAGGTTACGCCATCGATTTGCAGGATAATATGGATAACGCCGTCACTGCAGGGATCGGTATTAGTCCCGGAGATGTCGTGAGTTTGGATATCGGGGGCAGCTATGCCAATGCCCAGCAAATGGGGGTTGCTGCCAATTTAGCCTTTACTTTCTAACGCACGCTTTCATACATCAAAAATTTAGTGCGGGTAGTGACGCTTTTTTACTATCCGTACTATCATTTGTTTTCCTTATGTTTCATAATCGTTACGCTGTTTTGATTCCATATATCTAGGAATAGGAAGTCTGCTGAGAAGAGTCGGTGGTACTTTGTATTTTTGGCGTGAGACGAGAGTGACATGATTAAAATTATTTCTTCCCTTTTAGTATGTGGCTTGAGTGTTGTGATGAGCTTGCCTACTGATGCATCACAAAGTCTCAAAGGATACTGGCACTACCAAGAATATCTCGAACTGAACCCTGAACAGCAAACACTGACCCAGAGCTTGAGTGATATGGTTCATCAACCGGCGGTGCCATTGAATCGGCCACAGCAAAAGCCAGTCACCATTTCTGTTATTTATCCGGGTAGCCAAGTCTCTGATTACTGGGTACGTAATATCAAGGCGTTTGAATTACGTATGGAAGAGCTTGGAATTCGTTACACCATTAATCAAGTGTTCACTCGGCCCAATGTCGATGCTCGCCAACAAAGTTTATCTTTAATGGAAGCACTGAAAGATAAGTCTCAATATTTAATTTTCACGCTCAATACGGTACGGCATCGCAAGTTTATTGAACATGTACTTCAGTCTTCGGCAACCAAGATCATGTTGCAAAATATCACGACACCGGTGAAAGCCTGGAAGGATCATCAGCCAATGATGTATGTTGGCTTTGACCATGAGATGGGAACGAAGCGTCTTGCGGATTATTTCAGCCAAGTCGAGCCGACGGACAGTCGCTATGCCATGTTGTATTATTCAGAAGGCTACATCAGTGCAGCACGAGGTGATACGTTTATTGAACAGATGCATCAACGCGGCAATTACCAGTTAATGGACTCGTATTATACTGATGCCACGGAACAAGGTGGCTACGATGCCACGATGCACATTTTGGACACGGATTCGAATATCCAATTTATTTACGCGTGCTCTACTGATATTGCCTTAGGGGCAATGAAAGCGTTAGAAAAGCGTGGCAAGCAGCACATTAAGCTTAATGGATGGGGCGGTGGTACGGCTGAGTTAAACGCGATTCTCGCGGGTAAGTTGGATGCGACAGTCATGCGCATGAACGACGATACCGGGGTGGCTATGGCCGAAGCCATCAAACTGGATTTAGAAGGCAAACCTGTCCCTACTGTCTACTCTGGCCAGTTTCAACTGGTGACCAAAGAAGACAGTCCAGAGCGTATTCGTCAGTTAGAGAAGCAAGCTTTTCGCTACTCTGACCGTTGAGATCTGACGATATGATGCAGCAAGAAAAGATAATTAAACCGAAAAAGCACATCGCGAACTTTGTCAGTTACGCGATTATCATTGTGCTTGGCGTGTTAATTTTGAGTGTGTTGTTTCAAAGTTATCAAATCAGTAGTCGTATTATGTCTCAGGAAGTCAAACGAACGTCTCGGCAAACGAGCAATTTAGTGCAGAGTTTGTTTGATTATCGCTTGTCTACCCTACAAATTCACCAAGATAGTAGCGCGCAAAGTCAAAGCTTAGTGAGTTTGATCGAGAACCATCAATTAAGAGCCATTGATCAATATTTTAATCGTGTCGATCAACTTGAGATTACCAATACCCCAGATATTCGTTTTATCACCACCACGAACGGCTTGGTGTGGGATGACGGCAACGCACAGTTTTATGGCATTGTTGGCAAGAGTCTATCGAAAATCATCAACCGAGTGGCGTTTAACAGTAATTGGCACCTTGTTGCGTCTCCCTCACAGTTAAAAACCATGTATTTGTTGATGCGGCGCTCACCGATGGTGGATCAAGAAACAGGGCAGGTCAGTGGGTTTCTTTATGCCGGTATTGTATTAAATAACAACTATGCCTTGCTTGAAACCATGCGCGATGGCAGCAATTCTGAAAGCCTTATCATGACGGCCGGAAAGCATGTTTTGGCATCGACTTTGAGTGGACGCGAGGCGTATCAAGCGACGGACATTATTGATTCGAAACAAGATCAAGGCATCTACAACCAGTATATGGTCAGTAGTGCGACATTAATGGTCGAAGGAGTCTCGACCTATTTGAAAGTCTACTCGGTACAAAATAACCACAACGCTTTATCATTAAGAAACAGTTATTACTTTTGGATGGCGTTCGCACTGGTTGCCATGGCTATTGTTGCTTTTGTTACTCGTTGGTGGTTGCAACGGCGTATTGAATGTGAAATAAGCCGCTTAATGTCATACACCCATCAAGTCGCGAATCAAGGGGACGACAAATCCTTCCCTGGTTCCGTGATATATGAGTTTGATCATTTTGGCCGCACATTGGAACAAACCTTTTCTCGTTTAGCCGATCAAGAAAAACAATTCGAAGATTTGTTTAACTACACCACGTCTCCCATGTTGTTGTGGTCGGCCGATGGTTCGTTAATCAAAATGAACCCTTCAGCGCGAGATGAGTGCTTAAACCAATACGAAAATGGTAAAACATTGTATACCGCGTTAGCTGAGCAGCTACAGACCATGGTTCGAGATACGACCCAAGGGTTACAAACGGAGTCTGTATTGACCAAGCTCGGAGATAAAATGTTTCGGTGGAACCTATCTCCGATCACCGTTAATGATGAAATTACTTCTGTAATCGCGCAGGGGCATGACATCACAACGATTCTAGAAGCAGAAAAACAAAGTCGCCTAGCACGTAAAGAAGCGGAAGAGTCAGCGCGCTTACGTGCGGACTTTTTAGCACAAATGAGCCATGAATTACGCACGCCACTTAATGGGATTATCGGGGTTTCACAGTTATTGCAGCGTACGGTGAAAACCAAAGAACAGATCGAACAAGTGAAGGTTTTGTGCAGTAGTGGTGAGCATTTACTGGCCGTATTAAGCGATATTCTTGATTTTTCTCGTATTGAGCAAGGTAAGTTCACACTGAAACCGACGGAATTTCGTTTAGCGGATTTAGCGATGACCATCGAGCAAATCTATCAGCCGTTGTGTCGTGAAAAACACTTGAGCTTGAATGTGACGAGCAACATTCCTGACACGATGTACGTGCGCAATGACCAAGTTCGGATTAACCAAATTCTTTTTAACCTTCTTAATAATTCGACTAAGTTCACTCATGAAGGCCGTATTGATGTCGATATGCGTGTGCATGAAAGTCCCGAATCTACCTACTTGAGTGTCGATGTGCGCGACACTGGGATTGGCATCAATGAAGACGATTTAAACGTGGTGTTTGAACCCTTTATGCAGGTCGGGGCGCCCAATACCCGTGAGTACGGCGGCAGTGGTCTGGGATTGTCTATTGTGAAAAACTTACTAGACATGCTCGATGGAGAGATAAAGGTGACCTCTGCCATGAATGAAGGCACGCAATTTTCGTTATTCATTCCATTAACGGTGATTTCACATGCTCATTCTTTACCGGTGGTGGCGCCTGATGAGATCGACTTTGCCTTATTTGAGCATCCCATTGAGGTACTCCTAGTCGAAGATAATCATACCAATGCGTTTATTGCTCGGACATTTTGTGAGAAATACAATATTCACACCGATTGGGTGACTAATGGCATTCAAGCGATTGAAAAGCTAAAAAACCAGCATTATGATTTAGTGTTGATGGATAACCAATTACCGCATTTAGGCGGGGTTGAAGCCACTCAGCGTATTAAGCAAGAATTACAATTACCCGTGGTAGTGTATGCCTGTACTGCCGATGGCATGGGGGATACCCGAGATGCTTTCATCGCGGCAGGGGCCGAGTACGTGTTAGTCAAGCCCATTAAAGAACTCAATTTATATCGAGCGCTGCGTCACTTTAAAACAAAGTATGTACAGCGCACCCCATCATCGACACATTAATAGGTAAATCGCACCCCAAGACCTAATTGAGGCCCCCAAATCCCGGCATTGCGACTTTCTACGGCTATTGAGAGCTGATCGGTGGAGTGAAAGCGCAGCCCTACGATAAATATCGAGTGTTCAGCAAGCTTACCTAATCGGATAGCGCCTTCCAACTGAGGCGCCAACCAAGCACGTGCCCCTAAGCTGATTTCAATATCGGTGGAGTCTTTGCTATCGCTAAATCCTTGTTCACGAATTTGATGGATTAAAGCCTGCCCATAAATATCGACAAAATTGCCAAAGGGGCCATTAAAACCCACCCCACCAGCCAGATCCCAATCGCTGCTAAAACGAGAGTCACCGCGTAAAATAAAGTGTGAATTTTCAGTGAAATAGTTACTTAATTCGATGCCTGATGATTGTGGGCTAACGGTGGTCCGGACTTCTAAATAGTTATATTCAAAGTTATTCGCAAGCGCGGTAGT is part of the Vibrio zhugei genome and encodes:
- the tnpB gene encoding IS66 family insertion sequence element accessory protein TnpB (TnpB, as the term is used for proteins encoded by IS66 family insertion elements, is considered an accessory protein, since TnpC, encoded by a neighboring gene, is a DDE family transposase.) — protein: MKRMLIAPNVYLYREFVDFRKSINGLAAIIESETELPLGSGALFLFTNKQRDKIKVLYWDKTGFALWYKRLEKAKFKWPTQEKKQVYTLTQFDLDRLLSGFTIIGHKPIKIDSFTMS
- a CDS encoding substrate-binding domain-containing protein — its product is MIKIISSLLVCGLSVVMSLPTDASQSLKGYWHYQEYLELNPEQQTLTQSLSDMVHQPAVPLNRPQQKPVTISVIYPGSQVSDYWVRNIKAFELRMEELGIRYTINQVFTRPNVDARQQSLSLMEALKDKSQYLIFTLNTVRHRKFIEHVLQSSATKIMLQNITTPVKAWKDHQPMMYVGFDHEMGTKRLADYFSQVEPTDSRYAMLYYSEGYISAARGDTFIEQMHQRGNYQLMDSYYTDATEQGGYDATMHILDTDSNIQFIYACSTDIALGAMKALEKRGKQHIKLNGWGGGTAELNAILAGKLDATVMRMNDDTGVAMAEAIKLDLEGKPVPTVYSGQFQLVTKEDSPERIRQLEKQAFRYSDR
- the luxQ gene encoding quorum-sensing autoinducer 2 sensor kinase/phosphatase LuxQ — translated: MMQQEKIIKPKKHIANFVSYAIIIVLGVLILSVLFQSYQISSRIMSQEVKRTSRQTSNLVQSLFDYRLSTLQIHQDSSAQSQSLVSLIENHQLRAIDQYFNRVDQLEITNTPDIRFITTTNGLVWDDGNAQFYGIVGKSLSKIINRVAFNSNWHLVASPSQLKTMYLLMRRSPMVDQETGQVSGFLYAGIVLNNNYALLETMRDGSNSESLIMTAGKHVLASTLSGREAYQATDIIDSKQDQGIYNQYMVSSATLMVEGVSTYLKVYSVQNNHNALSLRNSYYFWMAFALVAMAIVAFVTRWWLQRRIECEISRLMSYTHQVANQGDDKSFPGSVIYEFDHFGRTLEQTFSRLADQEKQFEDLFNYTTSPMLLWSADGSLIKMNPSARDECLNQYENGKTLYTALAEQLQTMVRDTTQGLQTESVLTKLGDKMFRWNLSPITVNDEITSVIAQGHDITTILEAEKQSRLARKEAEESARLRADFLAQMSHELRTPLNGIIGVSQLLQRTVKTKEQIEQVKVLCSSGEHLLAVLSDILDFSRIEQGKFTLKPTEFRLADLAMTIEQIYQPLCREKHLSLNVTSNIPDTMYVRNDQVRINQILFNLLNNSTKFTHEGRIDVDMRVHESPESTYLSVDVRDTGIGINEDDLNVVFEPFMQVGAPNTREYGGSGLGLSIVKNLLDMLDGEIKVTSAMNEGTQFSLFIPLTVISHAHSLPVVAPDEIDFALFEHPIEVLLVEDNHTNAFIARTFCEKYNIHTDWVTNGIQAIEKLKNQHYDLVLMDNQLPHLGGVEATQRIKQELQLPVVVYACTADGMGDTRDAFIAAGAEYVLVKPIKELNLYRALRHFKTKYVQRTPSSTH